The following proteins are co-located in the Microbulbifer sp. VAAF005 genome:
- a CDS encoding right-handed parallel beta-helix repeat-containing protein, with protein MKKLTTALCYILLPTAAISTSLDSYAVSCGDFISTPETLTGDLLCNSSPALFIEGPTGSLNMDGFTLTCVGSDGIRLTDFSASITSGTIEGCKDSITLVDDGSHLVIDIEIIDPDSAGIRVNSNNNFISDNQIQSNTPDSTYGIQLEDADSNQIIGNTIDGLDRFGVLVDGFSNNVSGNIITNTVDGWGIFINNGGDFNLIISNIVDQSADEGIFVESNSNLISQNVITDNLSGITIDNTDNNTVTVNSVSNNIDYGISIEGANANGNAILSNSSLNNGVFDLYSPDDPTCTANTWIGNTFVTSDPSCLN; from the coding sequence ATGAAAAAACTAACAACAGCCCTCTGCTACATCCTTTTGCCGACCGCCGCGATATCGACATCCCTCGATAGCTACGCCGTTAGCTGCGGAGACTTCATCTCTACGCCGGAAACACTCACTGGAGATTTACTTTGCAACTCATCCCCAGCTCTCTTCATTGAAGGCCCCACAGGCAGCCTTAATATGGATGGCTTTACCCTTACGTGTGTAGGATCAGACGGGATTAGGCTGACAGATTTTTCTGCAAGCATAACCTCCGGGACTATTGAAGGCTGCAAAGACAGTATTACATTAGTAGATGATGGCTCCCACCTGGTTATAGATATTGAAATTATTGACCCTGACTCAGCGGGAATACGCGTTAACAGCAATAATAACTTTATCTCCGACAATCAGATACAATCAAATACACCTGACTCTACATATGGCATACAATTGGAGGACGCTGATTCCAACCAAATAATCGGAAACACTATTGACGGTTTGGATAGATTCGGTGTGCTAGTAGATGGATTTTCAAATAATGTCTCTGGCAATATAATTACCAATACCGTTGATGGTTGGGGAATATTTATTAATAATGGAGGCGACTTCAACCTTATTATATCAAATATTGTCGATCAGAGTGCCGATGAAGGTATTTTTGTGGAATCAAACTCCAACCTTATTTCTCAAAATGTAATAACTGATAACCTAAGCGGCATCACTATTGATAATACAGATAACAACACAGTTACTGTAAATAGCGTTAGCAACAATATTGATTACGGGATATCTATCGAGGGAGCAAATGCTAACGGAAATGCCATTTTATCGAATTCATCACTAAACAATGGAGTCTTTGATCTTTATTCACCCGATGACCCAACCTGTACCGCCAACACTTGGATAGGCAATACTTTTGTTACCAGCGACCCTTCATGCCTGAACTAA
- a CDS encoding right-handed parallel beta-helix repeat-containing protein: protein MKKPSLTLFLTLLPTFGLPLASNSFAVSCGDTITTQESLTEDLSCETNPALTINGPSGGLNLNGFTVTCIEPLHEGIYLTGLAASLFNGVIDNCNDSIALTEDGVHFVSDIEINNLVGVGVRIESNSNFVTGIVIPFNGTQYAIGIETANPASLNQITGNFLEFPGFSGIYIEGRSNTVTGNEILNPGDFGIALDSDGGNNLILLNTIISDSKARIFNTLNGDGDVGISVSSDSNLISQNSISNSTTGIRINNSDSNTVSSNEADNNIDYGIVIEGTSAEFNNILSNTANDNGIFDLYSPDDPNCTSSNNWIGNNSTSNDPNCLD, encoded by the coding sequence ATGAAGAAGCCAAGCCTAACGCTATTTTTAACCCTGCTACCAACCTTTGGATTACCTTTAGCCTCAAACAGTTTTGCTGTGAGCTGTGGTGACACGATTACTACCCAGGAATCCCTCACAGAAGATCTCTCCTGCGAAACCAATCCAGCCCTCACAATTAACGGCCCCAGTGGCGGGCTGAACTTAAATGGGTTTACTGTTACCTGTATAGAACCATTACATGAGGGCATCTATCTAACAGGCCTAGCTGCAAGCCTGTTTAATGGCGTAATAGACAATTGCAATGACTCAATAGCACTTACGGAAGATGGTGTTCATTTTGTCAGTGATATTGAGATTAACAATCTTGTCGGCGTCGGCGTACGTATTGAAAGTAACAGTAATTTTGTTACCGGCATCGTGATACCTTTTAATGGTACGCAATATGCGATAGGCATAGAAACAGCTAATCCCGCAAGCCTCAATCAGATCACTGGAAATTTTCTAGAGTTCCCGGGATTTTCAGGAATATATATAGAGGGGCGAAGCAATACAGTCACCGGAAATGAAATTCTTAACCCTGGTGATTTTGGCATAGCTCTTGATTCCGATGGAGGGAACAACTTAATCCTACTTAACACTATAATCAGTGACAGTAAAGCGAGAATATTCAACACTCTCAATGGCGATGGAGATGTGGGAATATCTGTAAGTTCAGATTCAAATCTCATTTCTCAAAATAGTATATCGAACAGCACCACTGGAATCAGAATCAACAACAGTGACAGCAATACAGTAAGCAGCAATGAAGCTGACAATAACATTGACTATGGCATAGTGATCGAGGGAACTAGCGCAGAATTCAATAACATTTTATCTAATACAGCAAATGACAATGGTATATTCGACCTTTACTCCCCTGATGATCCGAACTGCACATCTTCGAACAACTGGATTGGCAACAACTCCACCAGCAACGACCCCAACTGCCTGGACTGA